From a region of the Myxococcus stipitatus genome:
- the holB gene encoding DNA polymerase III subunit delta' has translation MTLASVLGQPRAIDSLQAALRSGSVHHAYLFAGPEGVGKERAAVGLAQALTCPEQPDVGCGTCASCVRVARALHPDVTYVMPDEERVSRGLAGRSDFTGTPSRELRVEQIRGLQERLALRGLESKRKVAIIASAQTMNVQAQNAFLKTLEEPPSETTLVLVASAMDKLLPTIRSRCSKVHFGPLSVDLVAERVREARKLDADTAMLAAIMSGGSLGRALALDVEALARRKDVVTAFESLKGEDAVGLLRFADEHGGSREDADATLELLVLWTRDVALARVGQVASLANRDLQALAVEVAGRTSEVMLHRRHGLLEAARAAVARNGAPRLQLERMLIELFAEGGR, from the coding sequence ATGACGCTCGCATCGGTGCTGGGACAGCCCCGCGCGATTGATTCACTTCAGGCGGCACTCCGGAGTGGCTCGGTCCACCACGCGTATCTCTTCGCCGGGCCCGAGGGCGTGGGCAAGGAGCGGGCGGCCGTGGGCCTGGCCCAGGCCCTGACGTGTCCGGAGCAGCCCGACGTGGGCTGTGGGACCTGCGCCAGCTGCGTGCGGGTGGCCCGGGCGCTCCATCCGGACGTCACCTACGTCATGCCGGACGAGGAGCGCGTGTCGCGCGGGCTCGCCGGTCGTTCGGACTTCACGGGCACACCCAGCCGCGAGCTGCGCGTGGAGCAGATCCGCGGCCTCCAGGAGCGGCTGGCGCTGCGGGGCCTGGAGTCCAAGCGCAAGGTGGCCATCATCGCCTCCGCGCAGACGATGAACGTGCAGGCCCAGAACGCGTTCCTCAAGACGCTGGAGGAGCCGCCGTCGGAGACCACGCTGGTGCTGGTGGCCAGCGCCATGGACAAGCTGCTGCCCACCATCCGCAGCCGGTGCAGCAAGGTCCACTTCGGCCCCCTGTCGGTGGACCTGGTCGCCGAGCGGGTGCGCGAGGCGCGCAAGCTGGACGCGGACACCGCCATGCTCGCCGCCATCATGTCGGGCGGCAGCCTGGGCCGGGCGCTCGCGCTGGACGTGGAGGCGCTGGCGCGGCGCAAGGACGTCGTCACGGCCTTCGAGTCGCTGAAGGGCGAGGACGCGGTGGGGCTGCTGCGCTTCGCGGACGAGCACGGCGGCTCGCGCGAGGACGCGGACGCGACGCTGGAGCTGCTGGTGCTGTGGACGCGCGACGTGGCGCTGGCGCGGGTGGGGCAGGTGGCCTCGCTCGCCAACCGCGACCTCCAGGCCCTGGCGGTGGAGGTGGCCGGGCGGACGTCGGAGGTGATGCTGCACCGTCGCCACGGCTTGCTGGAGGCGGCGCGCGCGGCGGTGGCCCGCAACGGCGCGCCCCGGCTGCAGCTCGAGCGCATGCTCATCGAACTGTTCGCGGAGGGGGGCCGGTGA
- the holA gene encoding DNA polymerase III subunit delta, with product MSAELDDVLAEVKAGKVAPLYLLWGEEFLVRKGADELVKALVPDAAVGLNLVALDAGSPREVAQELATLPLFPGRKVVLVRDPEFLAPKKGRGDPLAKAREAWKAGKRKEGARRLLALAARAGWGVDQLDPSASGAPSVEQWRDELNVELAEADVAFLKEAAAFCKEERISAPEGDASALLDLVQKGVPAGHALVMAATEVDAKNPLVKLAQDKGHVVERKVAARHKDLDLSDIAKEFLAPFKKKLGPGALEELKERIGGNIRLLQSELEKLATYSEGPAIERSDVVMLVHHAREEEFFELSEALQKRDFRAALAYAEDAMGQGTHALQLLGAVASIVRTLLESHEWLMRYAGGTPPRTARDVEARVFPRLEAELKGTRRKMPNAWALTFSMKAAAGYERRELLGSLVACAEADLALKSSGNGRLVIERLLSTVCTGA from the coding sequence GTGAGCGCGGAGCTGGATGACGTGCTGGCGGAGGTGAAGGCGGGCAAGGTGGCGCCGCTGTACCTCCTGTGGGGCGAGGAGTTCCTGGTCCGCAAGGGCGCCGACGAGCTGGTGAAGGCGCTGGTGCCGGACGCGGCCGTGGGGCTCAACCTGGTCGCGCTCGACGCGGGCAGCCCGCGCGAGGTGGCGCAGGAGCTGGCCACGCTGCCGCTGTTCCCCGGCCGCAAGGTGGTGCTGGTGAGGGACCCGGAGTTCCTCGCGCCCAAGAAGGGCCGGGGGGATCCGCTCGCCAAGGCCCGCGAGGCGTGGAAGGCGGGCAAGCGCAAGGAAGGGGCGCGGCGGCTGCTGGCGCTGGCGGCGCGCGCGGGGTGGGGCGTGGACCAGCTGGACCCGTCCGCCTCCGGCGCTCCGTCGGTGGAGCAGTGGAGGGACGAGCTGAACGTCGAGCTGGCGGAGGCGGACGTGGCCTTCCTCAAGGAGGCCGCCGCGTTCTGCAAGGAGGAGCGCATCAGCGCGCCGGAGGGGGATGCCTCCGCGCTGCTGGACCTCGTCCAGAAGGGGGTCCCGGCCGGGCACGCGCTGGTGATGGCGGCCACGGAGGTGGACGCGAAGAACCCGCTGGTGAAGCTGGCCCAGGACAAGGGCCACGTCGTCGAGCGCAAGGTGGCCGCGCGCCACAAGGACCTGGACCTCTCCGACATCGCGAAGGAGTTCCTGGCGCCGTTCAAGAAGAAGCTGGGCCCCGGGGCGCTGGAGGAGCTCAAGGAGCGCATCGGCGGCAACATCCGCCTCCTCCAGTCGGAGCTGGAGAAGCTGGCCACGTACTCGGAGGGGCCCGCCATCGAGCGCTCCGACGTGGTCATGCTCGTCCACCATGCCCGCGAGGAGGAGTTCTTCGAGCTGTCGGAGGCGCTGCAGAAGCGGGACTTCCGCGCCGCGCTCGCCTACGCCGAGGACGCGATGGGGCAGGGCACGCACGCGCTCCAGCTGCTGGGGGCGGTGGCCTCCATCGTCCGCACGCTGTTGGAGAGCCACGAGTGGTTGATGCGCTACGCGGGAGGCACGCCCCCTCGCACCGCGCGCGACGTGGAGGCCCGCGTGTTCCCCCGGCTGGAGGCGGAGCTGAAGGGGACGCGCCGGAAGATGCCCAACGCGTGGGCCCTCACCTTCAGCATGAAGGCGGCGGCCGGGTACGAGCGGCGCGAGCTGCTCGGCTCGCTGGTGGCCTGCGCGGAAGCGGACCTGGCCCTCAAGTCGTCCGGCAATGGACGCCTGGTCATCGAGCGGCTGTTGTCGACGGTGTGCACGGGCGCCTGA
- a CDS encoding AraC family ligand binding domain-containing protein translates to MVTEWEGYATAQVWRPHAYPGLVLYRVSGLSTSQALHVHDELQLTLDAGHVHQVSFGGRYLMAPPGSLVVIPPGELHALRSEGGRPGVLYGMLIPDGVLGRAPRPRMDGEEPLFSPVEEAMTSGSAAVLDDPEVARSFVELHRALRAPHATEGARLEALVSELLVRLKRGPEERPGGAVTRGEPSARGAAR, encoded by the coding sequence ATGGTCACCGAGTGGGAGGGGTACGCGACGGCGCAGGTCTGGCGGCCGCACGCGTATCCAGGGCTGGTGCTGTACCGGGTCAGTGGTCTGTCGACGTCCCAGGCGTTGCATGTCCACGACGAGCTCCAGCTCACCCTGGACGCGGGGCATGTCCATCAGGTGTCCTTCGGAGGCCGCTACCTGATGGCGCCTCCCGGCAGCCTCGTGGTCATCCCGCCGGGGGAGCTGCACGCGCTCCGCTCCGAAGGCGGACGTCCCGGAGTCCTCTACGGGATGCTCATCCCGGATGGCGTCCTGGGGCGCGCGCCCCGTCCCCGCATGGACGGAGAGGAGCCGCTGTTCTCCCCGGTGGAGGAAGCGATGACGTCGGGGAGCGCGGCCGTGCTCGATGACCCGGAGGTGGCCCGGAGCTTCGTGGAGCTGCACCGGGCGCTGAGAGCGCCTCACGCCACCGAGGGGGCCCGTCTCGAGGCCCTGGTGTCGGAGCTGCTGGTCCGCTTGAAGCGCGGCCCCGAGGAGCGCCCCGGTGGGGCCGTCACGCGCGGTGAACCGTCGGCGCGTGGAGCAGCCCGGTGA
- a CDS encoding NRDE family protein, with amino-acid sequence MCTIVILRQVHPEWPLVLAANRDELYARPATGPQVLLESPRAVGGRDVERGGTWMGVTNDGLFVGLTNQRGGRQEPVAAHSRGEVVLEALRAGSPDAIERYLDTLSGEDFRPFNLLYGDATTLRVAYARPGRRSLERMDVPPGIHVLPNDTLDSPLLPKVERARMLAAQVAHRPWPELEQGLKALLADDLLPPADEVPPALTEGFPGDFARRLMALCIHTPAYGTRSSAIVALGPGRVGHYQVSDRAPCEGPWRDVTGLLHAPTVHRA; translated from the coding sequence ATGTGCACCATCGTCATCCTTCGTCAGGTCCACCCTGAATGGCCGCTGGTGCTCGCGGCCAACCGGGACGAGCTGTATGCCCGTCCGGCGACAGGCCCCCAGGTCCTGTTGGAATCCCCGCGCGCCGTGGGGGGACGGGACGTGGAGCGCGGCGGGACCTGGATGGGAGTGACTAACGACGGGCTTTTCGTCGGCCTGACGAACCAGCGCGGAGGGCGGCAGGAGCCCGTGGCCGCCCACTCCCGGGGCGAGGTGGTCCTCGAGGCCCTGCGCGCCGGAAGCCCGGACGCCATCGAGCGGTACCTGGACACGCTGTCCGGCGAGGACTTCCGCCCCTTCAACCTGCTCTACGGCGACGCCACGACGCTGCGCGTGGCCTATGCCCGCCCAGGCCGCAGGAGCCTCGAGCGGATGGACGTCCCGCCGGGCATCCACGTCCTGCCGAACGACACTCTGGACTCTCCCCTGCTCCCCAAGGTCGAGCGCGCCCGGATGCTCGCCGCCCAGGTGGCGCACCGCCCCTGGCCCGAGCTGGAGCAGGGCCTGAAGGCCCTCCTGGCGGACGACCTGCTGCCCCCCGCGGACGAAGTCCCGCCCGCCTTGACCGAGGGGTTCCCCGGCGACTTCGCCCGCCGGCTCATGGCGCTGTGCATCCACACCCCCGCCTATGGCACGCGCTCGTCCGCCATCGTGGCGCTCGGACCGGGACGCGTGGGGCATTACCAGGTGTCGGACCGGGCGCCCTGCGAAGGCCCGTGGCGCGACGTCACCGGGCTGCTCCACGCGCCGACGGTTCACCGCGCGTGA
- the metG gene encoding methionine--tRNA ligase has protein sequence MAERILVTSALPYANGSIHLGHAVEYIQTDIYVRFLRSCGRDVVYFCADDTHGTPIELNAAKQGLKPEQFIARFQEEHQKDFHDLDVRFDYFHSTNSPENRHYAELIYGRLKEKGDIERRDVEQTYCEKDKRFLPDRFIKGTCPNCKAPDQYGDVCEKCGKAYSPTDLIDPRCALCGTPPVRKSSEHLFFKLSRHADFLQALLRKPGFIHPGLAAQLQGFFEKGLADWDISRDGPYFGFAIPGETDKYFYVWLDAPIGYIATTEKWAKETGKAKSALDYWAADSDTRIVHFIGKDIVYFHALFWPAVLSVAGLHVPTEIKVHGHLTVNGEKMSKTRGTMVPVRDYLQNLDPSYLRYFYAANLGPGVEDLDLNLKDFRLRVNGELVNNVGNLANRALSLLAGPLGGKLAPARAEGPGRALVESVLARVPEVREAFEKLEYRNAIRVITDIASAANAFVQAQAPWAQVKKDAELARADLSDAADVVYLLGALLAPVTPRVSEKLFAQLGAPPLTFQALEGAKYPLLDRSRSIGTPEPLLPRLEEERVNAILATPPAAAAPEPKKAEAPKAEKKAAEAAPAVTQATAGAGASAAPGEIDYADFAKVELKSGKVLAAEKVKGADKLLKLTVDVGEAAGPRTIVSGIAEAFTPESLVGRNVVVVANLKPRKLKGIESRGMLLTAGPGAPNLSLLDPGDVPPGSDVK, from the coding sequence ATGGCGGAGAGAATCCTCGTCACCAGCGCGCTTCCGTACGCGAACGGCTCCATCCACCTCGGCCACGCCGTCGAGTACATCCAGACCGACATCTACGTCCGGTTCCTCCGCTCGTGCGGCAGGGACGTCGTCTACTTCTGTGCGGACGACACGCACGGCACCCCCATCGAGCTCAACGCGGCGAAGCAGGGCCTCAAGCCCGAGCAGTTCATCGCCCGCTTCCAGGAAGAGCACCAGAAGGACTTCCACGACCTGGACGTCCGGTTCGACTACTTCCACTCCACCAACTCGCCGGAGAACCGCCACTACGCGGAGCTCATCTACGGGCGGTTGAAGGAGAAGGGCGACATCGAACGCCGCGACGTCGAGCAGACGTACTGCGAGAAGGACAAGCGCTTCCTGCCCGACCGCTTCATCAAGGGTACCTGTCCCAACTGCAAGGCGCCGGACCAGTACGGCGACGTCTGCGAGAAGTGCGGCAAGGCTTACAGCCCCACCGACCTCATCGACCCGCGCTGCGCGCTGTGTGGCACCCCGCCGGTGCGCAAGTCGTCCGAGCACCTGTTCTTCAAGCTGTCGCGCCACGCGGACTTCCTCCAGGCGCTGCTGCGCAAGCCGGGCTTCATCCACCCCGGCCTCGCCGCCCAGCTCCAGGGCTTCTTCGAGAAGGGGCTCGCGGACTGGGACATCAGCCGTGACGGGCCGTACTTCGGCTTCGCCATCCCGGGCGAGACGGACAAGTACTTCTACGTCTGGCTGGACGCGCCCATCGGCTACATCGCGACCACGGAGAAGTGGGCGAAGGAGACGGGCAAGGCGAAGAGCGCGCTGGACTACTGGGCCGCCGACAGCGACACGCGCATCGTCCACTTCATCGGCAAGGACATCGTCTACTTCCACGCCCTGTTCTGGCCCGCGGTGTTGAGCGTGGCCGGGCTGCACGTGCCCACGGAGATCAAGGTCCACGGGCACCTGACGGTGAACGGGGAGAAGATGTCGAAGACGCGCGGCACCATGGTGCCGGTGCGCGACTACCTCCAGAACCTGGACCCCAGCTACCTGCGCTACTTCTACGCGGCGAACCTGGGCCCGGGCGTGGAGGACCTCGACCTCAACCTCAAGGACTTCCGGCTCCGCGTGAATGGCGAGCTGGTGAACAACGTGGGCAACCTGGCCAACCGCGCCCTGTCGTTGCTGGCGGGGCCGCTGGGCGGGAAGCTGGCGCCGGCACGCGCCGAGGGCCCCGGCCGCGCGCTGGTGGAGTCCGTGCTCGCCCGGGTCCCGGAGGTGCGGGAGGCCTTCGAGAAGCTCGAGTACCGCAACGCCATCCGCGTCATCACCGACATCGCCTCGGCGGCGAACGCCTTCGTCCAGGCGCAGGCGCCGTGGGCGCAGGTGAAGAAGGACGCCGAGCTCGCGCGCGCGGACCTGTCCGACGCGGCGGACGTGGTGTACCTGCTGGGCGCGCTGCTCGCGCCGGTGACGCCGCGCGTGTCGGAGAAGCTGTTCGCGCAGCTGGGGGCGCCGCCGCTCACCTTCCAGGCGCTGGAGGGCGCGAAGTACCCGCTGCTGGACCGCAGCCGCTCCATCGGCACGCCGGAGCCGCTGCTGCCGCGACTGGAGGAGGAGCGCGTCAACGCCATCCTCGCCACGCCGCCGGCCGCCGCCGCGCCGGAGCCGAAGAAGGCCGAGGCGCCGAAGGCGGAGAAGAAGGCCGCCGAGGCCGCCCCCGCCGTCACGCAGGCCACCGCGGGAGCGGGAGCGAGCGCGGCGCCCGGGGAGATCGACTACGCGGACTTCGCCAAGGTGGAGCTCAAGTCCGGCAAGGTGCTGGCGGCGGAGAAGGTGAAGGGCGCGGACAAGCTGCTGAAGCTCACGGTGGACGTGGGCGAGGCGGCTGGCCCCCGCACCATCGTCTCCGGCATCGCGGAGGCGTTCACGCCCGAGTCGCTGGTGGGGCGCAACGTGGTGGTGGTGGCGAACCTCAAGCCGCGCAAGCTCAAGGGCATCGAGTCCCGCGGCATGCTCCTGACGGCGGGGCCGGGCGCTCCGAACCTGTCGCTGCTGGACCCGGGGGACGTCCCGCCCGGCAGCGACGTGAAGTAG
- a CDS encoding HEAT repeat domain-containing protein: MTDWRAERDRALLVLEREKRAGLRAEAADQLHHLAAEVPSRASEFADVLPRLLADAQPDVKRAGLALATVVLPTEEATALLVSRLRDEESLVRLEATGRLADMARPELRGSLAGMLQDEVLEVRFEAARGIAALNHAAGLEVLVEALDADMLRFRALGALAELEDARALPAVKRLFGRWLLPAFDKTQAAGVLAKLGDPAGATYLMQRSRKKWSQDRALAVELLGEVKAPGALERLKEIVEDAKDSCRGAAARGLGRLGDARALPWLLALLRDSRADEEDRLDAADGLWRLGDAEGREQVRAAVSTFTSPEARRELDELLQEGS; the protein is encoded by the coding sequence GTGACGGATTGGCGTGCGGAGCGAGACCGGGCCTTGTTGGTCCTCGAGCGTGAGAAGCGCGCGGGGCTCCGGGCCGAGGCCGCGGATCAGCTTCACCATCTGGCGGCCGAGGTGCCTTCGCGCGCCTCCGAGTTCGCGGATGTCCTCCCCCGGTTGTTGGCGGACGCGCAGCCAGACGTGAAGCGCGCGGGGCTGGCCCTGGCCACGGTGGTGCTTCCCACCGAGGAGGCGACGGCGCTGCTCGTCTCCCGGCTGCGGGACGAGGAGTCGCTGGTGCGGCTGGAGGCCACCGGGCGGCTGGCGGACATGGCGCGGCCCGAGCTGCGGGGCTCGCTGGCGGGCATGCTGCAGGACGAGGTCCTGGAGGTCCGCTTCGAGGCGGCCCGCGGCATCGCGGCGCTCAACCACGCCGCGGGGCTCGAGGTGCTGGTGGAGGCGCTCGACGCGGACATGCTGCGCTTCCGGGCCCTGGGCGCGCTGGCGGAGCTGGAGGACGCCCGGGCGCTGCCCGCGGTGAAGCGGCTCTTCGGGCGCTGGCTCCTGCCCGCGTTCGACAAGACGCAGGCGGCCGGTGTGCTCGCGAAGCTCGGGGACCCTGCGGGCGCGACGTACCTGATGCAGCGCTCGCGCAAGAAGTGGAGCCAGGACCGCGCGCTCGCCGTGGAGCTGCTGGGCGAGGTGAAGGCCCCTGGCGCGCTGGAGCGGCTGAAGGAGATCGTCGAGGACGCGAAGGATTCCTGCCGGGGCGCGGCCGCGCGGGGCCTGGGTCGCCTGGGGGACGCGAGGGCGCTGCCCTGGTTGCTCGCGCTCCTGCGGGATTCGCGGGCGGACGAGGAGGACCGGCTGGACGCGGCGGACGGGTTGTGGCGGCTGGGAGACGCGGAGGGACGCGAGCAGGTGCGCGCGGCCGTGAGCACCTTCACCTCACCCGAGGCGCGCAGGGAGCTGGACGAGCTGCTTCAGGAGGGGTCATGA
- a CDS encoding TatD family hydrolase yields MRLVDAHCHLEVKDFADVAPVLERARAAGLVHAIVVGQFHGPGEWGNALALAAAHPEFLSPTLGIHPHEAARATDADLATLDATCARPEVRAVGEAGLDYYYDHSPREAQARIFRHQCDLAVRLGKPLVVHVRDAHEDCDAILGEAGVSRGVIHCFTGDTAAARRYLDRGFFLSLSGVITYKKTEALQDAVRFAPLDRLMVETDSPYLAPVPHRGRKNEPSHVVETARKLAELKGVSLEAVTEATTANASALFNLMLR; encoded by the coding sequence ATGAGACTGGTGGACGCGCATTGCCACCTGGAAGTGAAGGACTTCGCGGACGTAGCCCCGGTGCTGGAGCGGGCCCGGGCCGCGGGGCTGGTCCATGCCATCGTCGTGGGGCAGTTCCACGGGCCGGGCGAGTGGGGCAACGCGCTGGCGCTGGCCGCGGCGCACCCGGAGTTCCTGTCGCCCACGCTGGGCATCCACCCTCATGAAGCCGCGCGCGCGACGGACGCGGACCTGGCCACCCTGGACGCCACCTGCGCCCGACCGGAGGTCCGCGCGGTGGGCGAGGCGGGGCTGGACTACTACTACGACCACTCGCCTCGCGAGGCGCAGGCGCGCATCTTCCGGCACCAGTGCGACCTGGCGGTGAGGCTGGGCAAGCCGCTGGTCGTCCACGTCCGCGACGCGCACGAGGACTGCGACGCCATCCTCGGCGAGGCCGGCGTCTCCCGCGGCGTCATCCACTGCTTCACCGGGGACACCGCCGCGGCCCGTCGCTACCTGGACCGGGGCTTCTTCCTCTCGCTGTCGGGCGTCATCACCTACAAGAAGACGGAGGCGCTCCAGGACGCGGTGCGCTTCGCGCCGTTGGATCGGCTGATGGTGGAGACGGACAGCCCGTACCTGGCGCCCGTGCCGCACCGGGGGCGGAAGAACGAGCCGTCGCACGTGGTGGAGACGGCGAGGAAGCTGGCGGAGCTGAAGGGCGTGTCGTTGGAGGCGGTGACCGAGGCCACCACCGCCAACGCCTCCGCCCTCTTCAACCTCATGCTGCGCTGA
- a CDS encoding HD domain-containing phosphohydrolase yields MAKKLGERLIEAGLVNAGAVEQALEHQKITGHKLGDSLVELGLLQEAALLRFLAAEFQTRFVSADKLAKARIATEVLDRLPVRLAEAQNVLPLAVDPDRKLLSVVAAEPQNKALMDEIALVTGMSEVYAYVGLRSAIAAAIRKHYYGDTTAFTTLQEAASGQGRAQESTSRAGAAEHNRTSAGQRTSLSLKMETDARLRLQRPSGTQAAGRASTQRREPGGPRGLVSDIDYVETLGILVGLLEQDRQRHRGHSAQLARQAGIVGQRMGMPHKELAALSIAAYLHDLGKPSERHFSLASNAVNSEWKAQARAACRAPTKLFETVHLPAQVNTILAQMYEAWDGSGTPQGAKGEDITLGARILAAVDSFLELTKNPGNALGKALPKEQALEHLRANAGVLYDPVVADLVIQLQSGELLRHRLESDGRQVLVVEPDETARGELLEAVLKQGLVAHALSTQEGAIDGLARQDCDVLVLSLRLGQQEVLDLLQQARSAPETAGLPIAVVGEPDAPTRERLLMGGATQVLPPGDKPAVALAVRAMLEDRVLHNGPGRVVRGSFDELPPRELLRTLGGGKKSGRLQLRQHTLEGSLHLEAGRVVFASFGGHTGEPALQALLKLKQADFQYDPDALLLDVPQMDQDLQVLAGAISAA; encoded by the coding sequence ATGGCGAAGAAGCTGGGTGAGCGCCTCATCGAGGCGGGGCTCGTCAACGCCGGGGCCGTGGAGCAGGCCCTGGAGCACCAGAAGATCACCGGCCACAAGCTGGGTGACTCGCTGGTGGAGCTGGGGCTCCTCCAGGAAGCGGCGTTGCTGCGCTTCCTGGCCGCGGAGTTCCAGACGCGCTTCGTCAGCGCGGACAAGCTGGCCAAGGCGCGCATCGCCACCGAGGTCCTCGACCGGCTGCCGGTGCGGCTGGCCGAGGCGCAGAACGTCCTGCCGCTCGCGGTGGATCCAGACCGCAAGCTGCTGTCCGTCGTCGCCGCCGAGCCGCAGAACAAGGCGCTGATGGACGAGATTGCCCTGGTGACGGGCATGTCGGAGGTCTACGCGTACGTGGGCCTGCGCAGCGCCATCGCCGCGGCCATCCGCAAGCACTACTACGGCGACACCACCGCGTTCACCACGCTGCAGGAGGCGGCCAGCGGCCAGGGGCGCGCGCAGGAGAGCACGTCCCGCGCGGGCGCGGCCGAGCACAACCGCACCTCCGCGGGCCAGCGCACCAGCCTGTCGCTGAAGATGGAGACGGACGCGCGGCTGAGGCTGCAGCGCCCGAGCGGCACGCAGGCGGCCGGGCGCGCCTCCACGCAGCGCCGCGAGCCGGGCGGCCCCCGAGGGCTCGTCAGCGACATCGACTACGTGGAGACGCTGGGCATCCTGGTGGGCCTGCTCGAGCAGGACCGGCAGCGCCATCGGGGCCACTCCGCGCAGCTGGCGCGGCAGGCGGGCATCGTCGGCCAGCGCATGGGCATGCCCCACAAGGAGCTGGCCGCGTTGTCCATCGCGGCGTACCTGCACGACCTGGGCAAGCCCTCCGAACGGCACTTCTCGCTCGCCAGCAACGCCGTCAACTCCGAGTGGAAGGCGCAGGCCCGCGCCGCGTGCCGCGCGCCCACCAAGCTGTTCGAGACGGTGCACCTGCCCGCGCAGGTCAACACCATCCTCGCGCAGATGTACGAGGCCTGGGACGGCTCCGGCACGCCCCAGGGCGCCAAGGGCGAGGACATCACCCTGGGCGCGCGCATCCTCGCGGCGGTCGACAGCTTCCTCGAGCTGACGAAGAACCCCGGCAACGCCCTGGGCAAGGCGCTCCCCAAGGAGCAGGCCCTGGAGCACCTGCGCGCCAACGCGGGCGTGCTCTACGACCCGGTGGTGGCGGACCTCGTCATCCAGTTGCAGAGCGGCGAGCTGCTGCGCCACCGCCTGGAGAGCGACGGGCGGCAGGTGCTGGTGGTGGAGCCGGACGAGACGGCGCGCGGGGAGCTGCTGGAGGCCGTGCTCAAGCAGGGCCTGGTGGCGCACGCGCTGTCCACGCAGGAGGGCGCCATCGACGGCCTGGCGCGCCAGGACTGCGACGTGCTCGTGCTCAGCCTGCGCCTGGGTCAGCAGGAGGTGCTCGACCTGCTCCAGCAGGCGCGCTCCGCGCCGGAGACGGCGGGTCTGCCCATCGCCGTGGTGGGCGAGCCCGACGCGCCCACCCGCGAGCGACTGCTGATGGGCGGGGCCACCCAGGTGCTGCCCCCCGGGGACAAGCCCGCCGTGGCGCTCGCGGTGCGCGCCATGCTGGAGGACCGGGTGCTCCACAACGGCCCGGGCCGCGTGGTGCGCGGCAGCTTCGACGAGCTGCCGCCGCGTGAGCTGCTGCGCACGCTGGGCGGTGGGAAGAAGAGCGGCCGGCTCCAGCTGCGTCAGCACACGCTGGAGGGCTCGCTGCACCTGGAGGCCGGGCGCGTCGTGTTCGCCTCGTTCGGCGGCCACACGGGAGAGCCCGCGCTCCAGGCCCTGCTGAAGCTCAAGCAGGCCGACTTCCAGTACGACCCGGACGCGCTGCTGCTCGACGTGCCGCAGATGGACCAGGACCTCCAGGTCCTGGCCGGCGCCATCAGCGCAGCATGA